One genomic window of Arachis hypogaea cultivar Tifrunner chromosome 8, arahy.Tifrunner.gnm2.J5K5, whole genome shotgun sequence includes the following:
- the LOC112707228 gene encoding disease resistance protein RPV1 isoform X2 → MDSSNRIESSSATAPRRICKCDVFISFRGPDTRNTLVDHLYNHLIRKGIFTFKDDKTLEQGQPISSQLLQAIRDSRISIVVFSPDYAASTWCLDEMAAIVDCQREFNQAVFPVFYDVDPSHVRKQNGVYQEAFISHSQKFTQDPAKVQRWKSAMTTLANSVGWDVTNKPEFGEIEKIVQKIVKTLNHKFSGFVDDLIGMQPRVEGLEKLLKLRSEDDGFRVLGLWGMGGIGKTTHATALYDRISYQFDASCFVENVSRLYNDGGAMAIQKQILRQALDEKNLDTYSPSEISGIITNRLHSIKVLVVLDNVDHLKQLEELAIKPKLLCEGSRIIITTRDAHILKVYEADEVHNVPLLSDKEARELFGRKAFKREGPSNNCEELIPEVLKYAQRHPLTIKVVGAFLCSRNAAQWRDALDRLRNNQEDEITNVLRISYDGLKYEEQEIFLHIACFFRGEREDYVKRILDSLGLYPIIGISVIAQKSLITIRNQEIHMHEMLQELGKKIVREKYPQEPGSWSRIWSYKDFHHVLMSETGTNKIKAIVVDIKEDITDCSQMVEGLSKMKDLKLLIVHQKNNHSESRLKSLSSCLKYLSWHGYPFPSLPSVFHPSECLVEMNLSASSIKSLWEGHKWDFLPK, encoded by the exons ATGGATTCCAGCAACCGCATCGAAAGCAGCAGCGCCACCGCACCTCGGCGGATCTGCAAATGCGACGTGTTCATCAGTTTCAGGGGTCCCGACACCCGCAACACTTTGGTTGATCATCTCTACAATCACCTCATCCGAAAAGGCATCTTCACCTTCAAGGATGACAAGACGCTGGAGCAAGGTCAACCCATTTCATCTCAGCTCCTGCAAGCAATTAGGGATTCAAGGATTTCCATTGTTGTCTTCTCACCAGATTATGCAGCCTCCACTTGGTGTTTAGATGAAATGGCTGCTATTGTTGACTGCCAAAGAGAGTTCAATCAAGCTGTCTTCCCGGTTTTCTATGATGTGGATCCCTCTCATGTGCGCAAACAGAACGGTGTGTACCAGGAAGCTTTTATCTCCCATTCACAGAAATTCACACAAGACCCAGCAAAGGTCCAACGCTGGAAGAGTGCTATGACCACTTTGGCCAATTCTGTTGGCTGGGATGTTACAAATAA GCCAGAGTTTGGAGAGATTGAAAAAATTGTTCAGAAAATAGTGAAAACATTGAATCATAAATTCTCTGGGTTTGTTGATGACTTAATTGGGATGCAGCCTCGTGTGGAAGGATTGGAAAAGCTTCTCAAGTTAAGATCAGAGGATGATGGCTTTCGAGTTTTAGGATTATGGGGGATGGGCGGTATAGGAAAGACAACTCATGCTACGGCCTTATATGATAGAATCTCTTATCAATTTGATGCTTCTTGTTTTGTTGAGAACGTGAGCAGACTTTACAATGATGGTGGTGCTATGGCCATACAAAAACAAATTCTTCGTCAAGCTCTGGACGAAAAGAATTTAGATACTTACAGTCCTTCCGAGATATCTGGGATTATAACAAATAGGCTTCATAGTATAAAGGTCCTTGTTGTGTTGGACAATGTTGATCACCTGAAGCAATTAGAAGAATTGGCTATCAAACCTAAATTACTTTGTGAAGGGAGTAGAATAATCATAACCACGAGGGATGCGCATATTTTAAAAGTGTATGAAGCCGATGAAGTTCACAATGTTCCCCTGTTAAGTGATAAAGAAGCCCGAGAGTTGTTTGGTAGAAAAGCCTTCAAGAGAGAGGGTCCAAGCAACAATTGTGAGGAGCTGATTCCTGAGGTACTTAAATACGCTCAAAGACATCCACTAACAATTAAAGTGGTGGGTGCTTTCTTGTGTTCCCGCAATGCTGCCCAATGGAGAGATGCCTTGGATAGATTAAGGAATAATCAAGAAGACGAAATTACAAACGTGCTTCGGATTAGTTATGACGGGCTAAAATATGAGGAGCAAGAAATATTTCTACACATTGCTTGTTTTTTCAGAGGGGAGAGGGAGGACTATGTAAAGCGAATACTAGATTCTCTTGGATTATATCCTATTATTGGAATTTCAGTTATTGCGCAGAAATCACTCATAACCATTAGAAACCAAGAAATTCATATGCACGAAATGCTGCAAGAGTTGGGAAAGAAAATTGTTCGGGAGAAATATCCTCAAGAACCTGGATCATGGAGTAGGATATGGAGTTACAAGGATTTCCATCATGTCTTGATGTCAGAAACG GGAACAAATAAGATCAAAGCCATAGTTGTTGATATAAAAGAGGATATCACTGATTGCAGTCAGATGGTTGAAGGGTTGTCCAAAATGAAGGATCTCAAGCTGCTCATTGTACATCAAAAGAACAACCATTCAGAAAGTAGACTCAAATCTCTTTCTAGTTGTCTGAAGTATCTTTCATGGCATGGTTACCCTTTTCCTTCTTTGCCATCAGTGTTTCACCCTTCAGAATGTCTCGTTGAAATGAATTTGTCTGCTAGCAGTATCAAAAGCCTATGGGAAGGCCACAAG TGGGACTTTCTGCCGAAGTGA
- the LOC112707228 gene encoding disease resistance protein Roq1 isoform X1: MDSSNRIESSSATAPRRICKCDVFISFRGPDTRNTLVDHLYNHLIRKGIFTFKDDKTLEQGQPISSQLLQAIRDSRISIVVFSPDYAASTWCLDEMAAIVDCQREFNQAVFPVFYDVDPSHVRKQNGVYQEAFISHSQKFTQDPAKVQRWKSAMTTLANSVGWDVTNKPEFGEIEKIVQKIVKTLNHKFSGFVDDLIGMQPRVEGLEKLLKLRSEDDGFRVLGLWGMGGIGKTTHATALYDRISYQFDASCFVENVSRLYNDGGAMAIQKQILRQALDEKNLDTYSPSEISGIITNRLHSIKVLVVLDNVDHLKQLEELAIKPKLLCEGSRIIITTRDAHILKVYEADEVHNVPLLSDKEARELFGRKAFKREGPSNNCEELIPEVLKYAQRHPLTIKVVGAFLCSRNAAQWRDALDRLRNNQEDEITNVLRISYDGLKYEEQEIFLHIACFFRGEREDYVKRILDSLGLYPIIGISVIAQKSLITIRNQEIHMHEMLQELGKKIVREKYPQEPGSWSRIWSYKDFHHVLMSETGTNKIKAIVVDIKEDITDCSQMVEGLSKMKDLKLLIVHQKNNHSESRLKSLSSCLKYLSWHGYPFPSLPSVFHPSECLVEMNLSASSIKSLWEGHKIFVRLTILDLSNSKKLIETPNFEWCTSLKRLDLSGCTKLQHVHPSIGLLARLVYLNLRNCSSLVTLNFGSDECKLSSLIVLHLSGCTKLETTPDFSRILNLEYLDLEQCTSLAKVHESLWSLGKLNES; the protein is encoded by the exons ATGGATTCCAGCAACCGCATCGAAAGCAGCAGCGCCACCGCACCTCGGCGGATCTGCAAATGCGACGTGTTCATCAGTTTCAGGGGTCCCGACACCCGCAACACTTTGGTTGATCATCTCTACAATCACCTCATCCGAAAAGGCATCTTCACCTTCAAGGATGACAAGACGCTGGAGCAAGGTCAACCCATTTCATCTCAGCTCCTGCAAGCAATTAGGGATTCAAGGATTTCCATTGTTGTCTTCTCACCAGATTATGCAGCCTCCACTTGGTGTTTAGATGAAATGGCTGCTATTGTTGACTGCCAAAGAGAGTTCAATCAAGCTGTCTTCCCGGTTTTCTATGATGTGGATCCCTCTCATGTGCGCAAACAGAACGGTGTGTACCAGGAAGCTTTTATCTCCCATTCACAGAAATTCACACAAGACCCAGCAAAGGTCCAACGCTGGAAGAGTGCTATGACCACTTTGGCCAATTCTGTTGGCTGGGATGTTACAAATAA GCCAGAGTTTGGAGAGATTGAAAAAATTGTTCAGAAAATAGTGAAAACATTGAATCATAAATTCTCTGGGTTTGTTGATGACTTAATTGGGATGCAGCCTCGTGTGGAAGGATTGGAAAAGCTTCTCAAGTTAAGATCAGAGGATGATGGCTTTCGAGTTTTAGGATTATGGGGGATGGGCGGTATAGGAAAGACAACTCATGCTACGGCCTTATATGATAGAATCTCTTATCAATTTGATGCTTCTTGTTTTGTTGAGAACGTGAGCAGACTTTACAATGATGGTGGTGCTATGGCCATACAAAAACAAATTCTTCGTCAAGCTCTGGACGAAAAGAATTTAGATACTTACAGTCCTTCCGAGATATCTGGGATTATAACAAATAGGCTTCATAGTATAAAGGTCCTTGTTGTGTTGGACAATGTTGATCACCTGAAGCAATTAGAAGAATTGGCTATCAAACCTAAATTACTTTGTGAAGGGAGTAGAATAATCATAACCACGAGGGATGCGCATATTTTAAAAGTGTATGAAGCCGATGAAGTTCACAATGTTCCCCTGTTAAGTGATAAAGAAGCCCGAGAGTTGTTTGGTAGAAAAGCCTTCAAGAGAGAGGGTCCAAGCAACAATTGTGAGGAGCTGATTCCTGAGGTACTTAAATACGCTCAAAGACATCCACTAACAATTAAAGTGGTGGGTGCTTTCTTGTGTTCCCGCAATGCTGCCCAATGGAGAGATGCCTTGGATAGATTAAGGAATAATCAAGAAGACGAAATTACAAACGTGCTTCGGATTAGTTATGACGGGCTAAAATATGAGGAGCAAGAAATATTTCTACACATTGCTTGTTTTTTCAGAGGGGAGAGGGAGGACTATGTAAAGCGAATACTAGATTCTCTTGGATTATATCCTATTATTGGAATTTCAGTTATTGCGCAGAAATCACTCATAACCATTAGAAACCAAGAAATTCATATGCACGAAATGCTGCAAGAGTTGGGAAAGAAAATTGTTCGGGAGAAATATCCTCAAGAACCTGGATCATGGAGTAGGATATGGAGTTACAAGGATTTCCATCATGTCTTGATGTCAGAAACG GGAACAAATAAGATCAAAGCCATAGTTGTTGATATAAAAGAGGATATCACTGATTGCAGTCAGATGGTTGAAGGGTTGTCCAAAATGAAGGATCTCAAGCTGCTCATTGTACATCAAAAGAACAACCATTCAGAAAGTAGACTCAAATCTCTTTCTAGTTGTCTGAAGTATCTTTCATGGCATGGTTACCCTTTTCCTTCTTTGCCATCAGTGTTTCACCCTTCAGAATGTCTCGTTGAAATGAATTTGTCTGCTAGCAGTATCAAAAGCCTATGGGAAGGCCACAAG ATATTTGTTCGCCTGACAATATTAGATTTGAGCAACTCGAAAAAGCTTATAGAAACTCCAAATTTTGAATGGTGCACAAGTCTTAAGCGATTAGATCTTTCAGGATGCACAAAACTACAACATGTTCACCCTTCAATTGGCCTTCTTGCACGACTTGTTTACTTGAATTTGCGGAATTGTAGTAGTTTGGTTACCCTCAACTTTGGCAGTGATGAATGCAAGTTAAGTTCTCTTATAGTTCTACATCTTTCAGGTTGTACAAAATTGGAAACTACGCCAGATTTTTCAAGGATCTTAAATCTAGAATATCTTGATCTTGAACAATGTACAAGTTTGGCTAAGGTGCATGAATCTCTCTGGTCCCTTGGAAAACTTAAtgaatcataa